One part of the Eucalyptus grandis isolate ANBG69807.140 chromosome 10, ASM1654582v1, whole genome shotgun sequence genome encodes these proteins:
- the LOC104421207 gene encoding omega-hydroxypalmitate O-feruloyl transferase — protein MDAFNTTANDVLTIERSVPHTVLPEQDTPGGSIFLSSIDNAALTIISTVYAFDRSDANVKLGVQFVEASADCRIENLGSIQIIDPDLAGKLVYRDPTENMLEDGPLLTVQVTKFKCGGFTLGMAIHHCMVDGVGAINFMNSWAELARGKSLFLIPYHDRTILKSRVPPQIRGPYDDFVRVSDVSDITASFEREQIVYKSFHFDADKLETLKKMITTGGQEMSSCSNFVALAALVWRARSMALKMKPHQLSKLLIAFDFRLKLRTSVPEGYFGNALLAPSCLCTAGELIDQPISSATGKINKAIERVTEDYVRSSIDFFDTYHYDPYSVSSLLISSWLRLDYSCIDFGWGGPRQLGTGNPLLNLCLFMRDESKNKKGTVVALGLPLSAMNTFEELVRI, from the exons ATGGACGCCTTCAACACCACTGCAAACGATGTCCTGACAATAGAAAGATCCGTCCCCCATACGGTCCTACCGGAACAAGACACGCCGGGGGGTTCCATCTTCTTGAGTAGCATTGATAATGCGGCTTTGACCATCATATCGACTGTTTATGCTTTTGATAGGAGTGATGCGAATGTG AAGTTAGGAGTCCAATTTGTGGAGGCATCGGCTGATTGTCGTATCGAAAACCTGGGCAGTATACAAATTATTGATCCTGATCTTGCAGGAAAGCTTGTTTACAGAGACCCTACTGAAAATATGCTGGAAGATGGACCCCTTTTAACGGTACAG GTAACAAAGTTTAAATGTGGAGGTTTCACTTTAGGAATGGCAATTCACCACTGCATGGTTGACGGTGTTGGCGCAATTAATTTCATGAACTCATGGGCTGAGTTAGCAAGGGGCAAATCATTATTCCTTATCCCTTATCATGATAGAACCATTTTGAAGTCAAGGGTGCCACCTCAGATCAGAGGTCCTTATGACGACTTTGTTCGCGTGAGTGACGTATCAGACATCACGGCCTCATTTGAGAGAGAGCAAATCGTATATAAATCTTTCCACTTTGACGCTGACAAGCTGGAGACcctaaagaagatgataaccACCGGTGGACAGGAAATGAGCAGCTGCTCCAACTTTGTCGCGCTCGCGGCTTTAGTATGGCGGGCTCGAAGCATGGCACTCAAGATGAAACCGCACCAACTATCGAAACTTCTCATAGCGTTCGATTTCCGATTGAAGCTAAGAACATCGGTGCCCGAAGGATATTTTGGGAATGCCTTACTCGCACCTTCCTGTCTTTGCACAGCCGGAGAGTTGATCGACCAGCCGATCTCTTCCGCTacgggaaaaataaataaggcaATCGAGAGGGTGACTGAGGACTACGTGCGGTCATCAATCGACTTCTTCGACACGTATCATTATGATCCTTACTCAGTGAGCTCACTGTTGATAAGTTCATGGTTGAGGCTGGATTATAGCTGCATAGACTTCGGATGGGGAGGGCCAAGGCAGCTCGGCACCGGCAACCCGCTATTGAATCTCTGCTTGTTTATGAGGGACGAGAGTAAGAATAAGAAGGGCACTGTGGTGGCGTTGGGTTTGCCACTCTCGGCCATGAACACGTTTGAAGAGTTGGTTCGTATATAA